A window from Theobroma cacao cultivar B97-61/B2 chromosome 3, Criollo_cocoa_genome_V2, whole genome shotgun sequence encodes these proteins:
- the LOC18604780 gene encoding uncharacterized protein LOC18604780 isoform X1, whose protein sequence is MMENSEEAVDDQGSGWLEVKKKHRSSSKFSVQSGVGGFSAKNANNLIRGQPSSYEKGGIVQGKCRSQLQTSGRNSDVHSRGGLAKSTAESNEDKKDLCYLDKCVVKQDHEDPMTPSFFVKNSNGSCADNQKILSKDKPHIVHKIKWGDLEDDVLVAHHETNIGAEIKFGDIGDDNVRGCRKHDNTCNSLSCSSCTKIQENTVEASMDVDSHSCQISPLTPKDEIMEETFKEACEISSEALEAQTDNDKVISEDDGYKEIHTEHIKPINDNQVDSSFLSCQDSGPAAILEVPDVMLEVGKPKISEASLVDGGSSTKMVSQGGVLLPPENSGPETLTESIMTDCIQDGRIPGDLSKAQIITAFGEGDAGESKERFRERLWCFLFENLNRAVDELYLLCELECDLEQMKEAILVLEEAASDFKELTTRVEEFENVKKSSSQVVDGVPITLKSDHRRPHALSWEVRRMTTSPHRAEILSSSLEAFKKIQQERAGRRPGDSKKSLGQDRSNRASTSGDNSRKSIMLSDVTSSDKESGIKSRKLGGGSDLTQGNLHGEKRNIESGKSSKLYSVQNGRDPPKKYISSDVASSRPLLKDYSAASGSGKSKREYLGSETEKLLPRKDKTLTENIVEKNSKSVDHIKRQIPSEKDKDRRNATSWKSMDAWKEKRNWEDILSSPFRVSYRVSHSPNVGKKSAERVRILHEKLMSPEKKRKTALDLKKEAEEKHARALRIRSELENERVQKLQRTSEKLIRVNEWQAVRTMKLREGMHARQQRSESRHEAFLAEVVRRAGDESSKVNEVRFITSLNEENKKLMLRQKLQDSELRRAEKLQVMKTKQKEDMAREEAVLERRKLIEAEKLQRLAETQRKKEEAQIRREEERKASSAAREARAIEQLRRREERAKAQQEEAELLAQKLAERLSESEQRRKFYLEQIRERASMDFRDQSSPLLRRSVNKESQGRSTPTNNSDDCQANGSVILGNSALATGNGALQHSLKRRIKRIRQRLMALKFEFSEPPAAPENTGIGYRTTVGTARAKIGRWLQELQKLRQARKEGASSIGLITAEMVKFLEGKEPELQASRQAGLLDFIASALPASHTSKPEACQVTIHLLKLLRVVLSTPVNRSYFLAQNLLPPMIPMLSAALENYIKIAASLNLPGSTNSLSCKTLLENFESVSEVLDGFLWTVSAIIGHISSDERQLQMRDGLLELLIAYQVIHRLRDLFALYDRPQVEGSPFPSSILLSIHLLVVLTSSPGNSSINWESLPIEMELGNESQETKIAATPDCGCSFVNSNTGDDRPPLSALNGSVVAPLSDVPEDRPLDESCRINKNDNLVLIGKDVERKTTDGSVQLNNVSTARIDGTDVSPKNLVEQKEEKLVIIPSEEKLNENISSLKQPLAFLLSTISETGLVSLPSLLTSVLLQANNRLSSDQASNALPSNFEEVATGVLKVLNNLALLDITFMQRMLARPDLKMEFFHLMSFLLSYCTSKWKAANDQVVFCTSLFLMHAEMARVIQMTFLSQIGLLLLESMLLLGYFALFHPGNQAVLRWGKSPTILHKVCDLPFVFFSDPDLMPVLAGTLLAACYGCEQNKGVVQQELSMDMLLSLLRSCRNILPTVRSNSNAENLSGEDSSECNQQGDFKRSHGDIPIRSSRNNARSTRVSGGKGGALGNTIRVGKMRNQRDSRLTKTCEETIIRQNLPVLGTSIMLYCRFPSSFIDRAEHFFSAGITNMGGEV, encoded by the exons ATGATGGAGAACAGTGAAGAAGCAGTGGATGATCAAGGCTCAGGATGGCTTGAAGTGAAAAAG AAGCACAGAAGCAGCTCGAAGTTTTCTGTACAAAGCGGGGTTGGGGGATTTTCAGCAAAAAATGCTAATAATTTGATTAGAGGTCAGCCTTCGTCATATGAGAAGGGTGGAATTGTGCAAGGAAAATGCAGATCTCAGCTTCAAACATCTGGAAGAAATTCGGATGTACATAGCAGGGGTGGTCTTGCAAAGTCTACGGCTGAGTCAAAtgaagataaaaaggatttgTGTTATCTTGATAAATGTGTTGTTAAGCAAGACCATGAAGACCCCATGAccccttctttttttgttaaaaattctaatGGTAGTTGTGCAGATaaccaaaaaattttatcaaaggaTAAACCCCATATTGTTCACAAAATCAAGTGGGGTGATTTAGAAGATGATGTTCTGGTAGCGCATCATGAAACCAACATTGGAGCTGAAATCAAGTTCGGTGATATTGGAGATGATAATGTGCGAGGCTGTAGGAAGCATGACAATACTTGTAACTCACTTTCATGTAGTTCATGTACTAAAATCCAAGAAAACACCGTCGAAGCATCCATGGATGTAGATAGTCATTCTTGTCAGATATCTCCATTGACTCCTAAGGATGAAATAATGGAAGAAACCTTTAAAGAGGCGTGTGAAATATCTTCAGAAGCGTTGGAAGCACAGACTGACAATGACAAAGTAATTTCTGAGGATGATGGTTACAAGGAAATACATACTGAACACATCAAACCAATAAATGATAATCAAGTAGATTCTAGCTTCCTATCTTGTCAAGACTCTGGACCAGCAGCGATACTTGAGGTGCCTGATGTGATGTTGGAGGTTGGGAAGCCAAAAATATCAGAAGCATCTCTTGTAGATGGTGGTTCAAGCACAAAGATGGTTTCCCAGGGTGGAGTGTTACTTCCACCTGAGAACAGTGGACCTGAAACTCTGACTGAATCAATTATGACAGATTGTATACAGGATGGTAGAATACCTGGTGATCTGTCAAAAGCTCAGATTATAACTGCTTTTGGAGAAGGTGATGCAGGGGAAAGCAAAGAAAGGTTTAGGGAACGGCTTTGGTGCTTCCTATTTGAGAATCTTAACAGGGCAGTAGATGAACTTTATCTTCTTTGTGAACTAGAATGTGATCTAGAGCAGATGAAAGAGGCCATTCTTGTTCTCGAAGAGGCTGCTTCTGACTTTAAAGAATTAACTACAAGAGTAGAAGAATTTGAGAATGTCAAAAAGTCCTCTTCTCAAGTGGTCGACGGTGTGCCAATTACTTTAAAGAGTGACCATAGAAGGCCACATGCTCTCTCATGGGAG GTTCGTAGAATGACAACTTCACCTCACAGAGCAGAGATACTGTCTTCATCTTTAGAGGCTTTTAAAAAGATTCAACAAGAAAGAGCTGGCCGACGTCCGGGTGACAGCAAGAAATCCTTGGGGCAGGACAGGTCCAACCGTGCTTCTACATCTGGTGATAACTCGAGGAAGTCAATTATGCTGTCTGATGTAACATCCAGTGATAAAGAATCAGGGATAAAGTCAAGAAAACTCGGTGGAGGTTCCGATCTCACTCAAGGGAACCTACATGGAGAGAAACGAAACATTGAATCAGGCAAGTCTAGCAAATTATACTCTGTTCAAAATGGTCGTGACCCACCAAAGAAGTATATCTCTTCTGATGTTGCTTCATCTAGGCCACTTCTTAAGGACTATTCTGCTGCGTCTGGTTCTGGAAAGAGCAAGAGAGAATATCTTGGGTCTGAAACTGAGAAGCTGCTCCCTAGGAAAGATAAAACATTAACAGAAAATATTGTTGAAAAAAACTCCAAGAGTGTGGATCACATTAAGAGGCAAATTCCTTCTGAAAAAGACAAAGATAGGAGAAATGCTACTTCATGGAAATCCATGGATGCATGGAAGGAGAAGAGAAACTGGGAAGACATACTTTCATCTCCTTTCCGTGTTTCTTACCGTGTATCACACTCACCCAACGTTGGTAAAAAAAGTGCTGAACGTGTACGTATTTTGCATGAAAAACTAATGTCCCCtgagaagaagaggaaaactGCTTTGGATTTGAAGAAGGAAGCAGAGGAAAAGCATGCACGGGCCTTGAGGATCCGAAGTGAGTTGGAGAATGAAAGAGTTCAAAAACTTCAGCGCACCTCAGAGAAACTGATTCGTGTCAATGAGTGGCAGGCTGTTAGGACTATGAAGTTAAGAGAGGGAATGCATGCCCGTCAGCAGCGTAGTGAATCACGACATGAAGCTTTTCTAGCAGAAGTTGTGAGGAGAGCTGGTGATGAAAGCAGTAAAGTGAATGAGGTTCGTTTCATTACTTcattaaatgaagaaaataaaaagcttATGCTGCGCCAGAAACTGCAAGATTCAGAGTTGAGGAGAGCTGAAAAACTTCAAGTGATGAAAACTAAGCAGAAAGAAGATATGGCTAGAGAGGAAGCTGTTTTAGAACGCAGAAAGCTCATTGAAGCTGAAAAGTTACAACGTCTTGCTGAGACACAGAGGAAAAAGGAGGAGGCTCAAATTAGGAGGGAAGAAGAACGGAAGGCATCAAGTGCAGCCAGGGAGGCAAGGGCCATAGAGCAGCTTCGGAGGAGGGAGGAAAGAGCCAAAGCTCAGCAAGAGGAAGCTGAACTTCTAGCACAGAAATTAGCTGAAAGACTTAGTGAAAGTGAGCAACGTCGTAAATTTTACCTTGAACAAATACGCGAGAGAGCTTCTATGGATTTCAGGGATCAGTCTTCACCTTTACTGCGCCGATCTGTTAATAAAGAGAGTCAGGGCAGATCTACACCAACCAACAATAGTGATGATTGTCAAGCAAATGGTAGTGTTATTTTAGGAAACTCTGCACTTGCGACAGGCAATGGTGCTTTGCAACACTCGCTGAAGCGAAGGATTAAAAGAATTCGGCAAAGACTTATGGCTCTAAAATTCGAATTTTCTGAGCCTCCTGCTGCTCCTGAGAATACTGGTATTGGATATAGAACAACCGTGGGAACTGCAAGAGCAAAAATTGGGAGGTGGCTTCAGGAACTGCAGAAACTTCGTCAAGCCAGAAAAGAAGGAGCCTCAAGTATAGGGTTAATAACTGCTGAAATGGTCAAG TTTTTGGAGGGAAAGGAACCCGAGCTGCAGGCTTCTCGCCAAGCTGGTCTGCTTGATTTTATTGCTTCTGCCCTGCCTGCTTCACATACATCAAAACCTGAAGCTTGTCAGGTGACAATACATCTTTTAAAACTTCTGAGGGTGGTGTTATCTACTCCTGTGAACAGGagttattttcttgctcagaATCTTTTACCTCCTATGATCCCCATGCTGTCAGCAGCCCTTGAAAACTATATAAAGATTGCTGCATCTTTAAATCTCCCTGGAAGCACCAACTCGCTATCATGCAAAACActacttgaaaattttgaatcagTCTCTGAAGTATTAGATGGTTTTTTATGGACGGTCTCCGCAATTATTGGTCATATAAGCTCTGATGAACGACAACTCCAAATGCGAGATGGCTTGCTGGAGTTATTAATTGCCTACCAAGTTATTCACCGGCTGCGAGATCTTTTTGCACTGTATGATAGGCCCCAGGTTGAAGGGTCCCCGTTCCCTTCTTCAATTCTCTTGAGCATCCATCTACTGGTGGTTTTGACATCCAGTCCTGGAAATAGTTCCATTAATTGGGAATCTTTACCTATTGAAATGGAACTGGGTAATGAAAGTCAAGAAACTAAGATTGCAGCCACTCCTGATTGTGGATGTTCCTTTGTAAATAGTAACACTGGAGATGATAGACCTCCATTATCTGCACTAAATGGTAGCGTAGTTGCACCGCTATCTGATGTACCAGAGGATAGACCATTAGATGAATCATgtagaataaataaaaatgataatttagtATTAATAGGCAAAGATGTTGAAAGGAAGACAACTGATGGTTCAGTTCAGTTGAATAATGTTAGCACTGCCAGGATAGATGGTACAGATGTCTCACCGAAAAATCTAGTTGAGCAGAAGGAAGAGAAACTTGTCATCATTCCCAGTGAGGAGAAATTGAATGAAAACATATCAAGCCTGAAACAACCGTTGGCATTCCTTCTTTCCACTATATCTGAAACTGGATTAGTCAGTCTTCCTTCTCTGTTGACGAGTGTGCTACTTCAAGCAAACAATAGATTATCTTCTGATCAG GCGTCAAATGCCCTTCCATCTAATTTTGAAGAGGTGGCAACTGGAGTGCTGAAGGTTCTGAACAATTTGGCTCTACTGGATATTACATTTATGCAGAGAATGCTG GCTAGGCCAGACCTGAAAATGGAGTTTTTCCACTTGATGAGTTTCCTTCTTTCTTATTGCACGAGCAAATGGAAAGCAGCTAATGATCAGGTGGTTTTCTGCACTTCACTATTTCTGATGCATGCAGAAATGGCAAGAGTCATACAAATGACCT TTCTGTCTCAGATTGGTTTGCTTCTCCTTGAATCTATGCTGCTTCTTGGATACTTTGCCTTGTTCCACCCTGGGAATCAAGCTGTTCTTCGATGGGGTAAAAGTCCTACAATACTTCACAAG GTGTGTGATCTGCCTTTCGTGTTCTTCAGTGACCCAGATTTGATGCCAGTCTTGGCAGGGACGCTTCTTGCTGCCTGTTATGGTTGTGAACAGAATAAGGGTGTAGTTCAGCAGGAACTCAGTATGGATATGCTACTTTCCTTGCTAAGATCTTGCAGAAATATCTTACCAACAGTCAGATCCAATTCAAATGCAGAAAATCTATCAGGAGAGGATTCTAGTGAGTGTAACCAGCAGGGTGATTTTAAAAGATCTCATGGGGACATTCCTATAAGATCCAGTCGTAACAATGCCAGAAGCACAAGGGTCTCTGGGGGAAAGGGCGGTGCTTTAGGAAACACCATCAGAGTTGGCAAGATGAGAAACCAAAGAGATAGCAGATTAACAAAAACGTGTGAAGAAACAATTATTAGACAAAACCTACCAGTTTTGGGGACTTCAATAATGTTATACTGTAGATTTCCTAGCAGCTTCATTGACAGAGCAGAGCATTTCTTTTCAGCTGGGATCACCAATATGGGTGGTGAAGTGTGA
- the LOC18604780 gene encoding uncharacterized protein LOC18604780 isoform X2 — protein MMENSEEAVDDQGSGWLEVKKKHRSSSKFSVQSGVGGFSAKNANNLIRGQPSSYEKGGIVQGKCRSQLQTSGRNSDVHSRGGLAKSTAESNEDKKDLCYLDKCVVKQDHEDPMTPSFFVKNSNGSCADNQKILSKDKPHIVHKIKWGDLEDDVLVAHHETNIGAEIKFGDIGDDNVRGCRKHDNTCNSLSCSSCTKIQENTVEASMDVDSHSCQISPLTPKDEIMEETFKEACEISSEALEAQTDNDKVISEDDGYKEIHTEHIKPINDNQVDSSFLSCQDSGPAAILEVPDVMLEVGKPKISEASLVDGGSSTKMVSQGGVLLPPENSGPETLTESIMTDCIQDGRIPGDLSKAQIITAFGEGDAGESKERFRERLWCFLFENLNRAVDELYLLCELECDLEQMKEAILVLEEAASDFKELTTRVEEFENVKKSSSQVVDGVPITLKSDHRRPHALSWEVRRMTTSPHRAEILSSSLEAFKKIQQERAGRRPGDSKKSLGQDRSNRASTSGDNSRKSIMLSDVTSSDKESGIKSRKLGGGSDLTQGNLHGEKRNIESGKSSKLYSVQNGRDPPKKYISSDVASSRPLLKDYSAASGSGKSKREYLGSETEKLLPRKDKTLTENIVEKNSKSVDHIKRQIPSEKDKDRRNATSWKSMDAWKEKRNWEDILSSPFRVSYRVSHSPNVGKKSAERVRILHEKLMSPEKKRKTALDLKKEAEEKHARALRIRSELENERVQKLQRTSEKLIRVNEWQAVRTMKLREGMHARQQRSESRHEAFLAEVVRRAGDESSKVNEVRFITSLNEENKKLMLRQKLQDSELRRAEKLQVMKTKQKEDMAREEAVLERRKLIEAEKLQRLAETQRKKEEAQIRREEERKASSAAREARAIEQLRRREERAKAQQEEAELLAQKLAERLSESEQRRKFYLEQIRERASMDFRDQSSPLLRRSVNKESQGRSTPTNNSDDCQANGSVILGNSALATGNGALQHSLKRRIKRIRQRLMALKFEFSEPPAAPENTGIGYRTTVGTARAKIGRWLQELQKLRQARKEGASSIGLITAEMVKFLEGKEPELQASRQAGLLDFIASALPASHTSKPEACQVTIHLLKLLRVVLSTPVNRSYFLAQNLLPPMIPMLSAALENYIKIAASLNLPGSTNSLSCKTLLENFESVSEVLDGFLWTVSAIIGHISSDERQLQMRDGLLELLIAYQVIHRLRDLFALYDRPQVEGSPFPSSILLSIHLLVVLTSSPGNSSINWESLPIEMELGNESQETKIAATPDCGCSFVNSNTGDDRPPLSALNGSVVAPLSDVPEDRPLDESCRINKNDNLVLIGKDVERKTTDGSVQLNNVSTARIDGTDVSPKNLVEQKEEKLVIIPSEEKLNENISSLKQPLAFLLSTISETGLVSLPSLLTSVLLQANNRLSSDQASNALPSNFEEVATGVLKVLNNLALLDITFMQRMLARPDLKMEFFHLMSFLLSYCTSKWKAANDQIGLLLLESMLLLGYFALFHPGNQAVLRWGKSPTILHKVCDLPFVFFSDPDLMPVLAGTLLAACYGCEQNKGVVQQELSMDMLLSLLRSCRNILPTVRSNSNAENLSGEDSSECNQQGDFKRSHGDIPIRSSRNNARSTRVSGGKGGALGNTIRVGKMRNQRDSRLTKTCEETIIRQNLPVLGTSIMLYCRFPSSFIDRAEHFFSAGITNMGGEV, from the exons ATGATGGAGAACAGTGAAGAAGCAGTGGATGATCAAGGCTCAGGATGGCTTGAAGTGAAAAAG AAGCACAGAAGCAGCTCGAAGTTTTCTGTACAAAGCGGGGTTGGGGGATTTTCAGCAAAAAATGCTAATAATTTGATTAGAGGTCAGCCTTCGTCATATGAGAAGGGTGGAATTGTGCAAGGAAAATGCAGATCTCAGCTTCAAACATCTGGAAGAAATTCGGATGTACATAGCAGGGGTGGTCTTGCAAAGTCTACGGCTGAGTCAAAtgaagataaaaaggatttgTGTTATCTTGATAAATGTGTTGTTAAGCAAGACCATGAAGACCCCATGAccccttctttttttgttaaaaattctaatGGTAGTTGTGCAGATaaccaaaaaattttatcaaaggaTAAACCCCATATTGTTCACAAAATCAAGTGGGGTGATTTAGAAGATGATGTTCTGGTAGCGCATCATGAAACCAACATTGGAGCTGAAATCAAGTTCGGTGATATTGGAGATGATAATGTGCGAGGCTGTAGGAAGCATGACAATACTTGTAACTCACTTTCATGTAGTTCATGTACTAAAATCCAAGAAAACACCGTCGAAGCATCCATGGATGTAGATAGTCATTCTTGTCAGATATCTCCATTGACTCCTAAGGATGAAATAATGGAAGAAACCTTTAAAGAGGCGTGTGAAATATCTTCAGAAGCGTTGGAAGCACAGACTGACAATGACAAAGTAATTTCTGAGGATGATGGTTACAAGGAAATACATACTGAACACATCAAACCAATAAATGATAATCAAGTAGATTCTAGCTTCCTATCTTGTCAAGACTCTGGACCAGCAGCGATACTTGAGGTGCCTGATGTGATGTTGGAGGTTGGGAAGCCAAAAATATCAGAAGCATCTCTTGTAGATGGTGGTTCAAGCACAAAGATGGTTTCCCAGGGTGGAGTGTTACTTCCACCTGAGAACAGTGGACCTGAAACTCTGACTGAATCAATTATGACAGATTGTATACAGGATGGTAGAATACCTGGTGATCTGTCAAAAGCTCAGATTATAACTGCTTTTGGAGAAGGTGATGCAGGGGAAAGCAAAGAAAGGTTTAGGGAACGGCTTTGGTGCTTCCTATTTGAGAATCTTAACAGGGCAGTAGATGAACTTTATCTTCTTTGTGAACTAGAATGTGATCTAGAGCAGATGAAAGAGGCCATTCTTGTTCTCGAAGAGGCTGCTTCTGACTTTAAAGAATTAACTACAAGAGTAGAAGAATTTGAGAATGTCAAAAAGTCCTCTTCTCAAGTGGTCGACGGTGTGCCAATTACTTTAAAGAGTGACCATAGAAGGCCACATGCTCTCTCATGGGAG GTTCGTAGAATGACAACTTCACCTCACAGAGCAGAGATACTGTCTTCATCTTTAGAGGCTTTTAAAAAGATTCAACAAGAAAGAGCTGGCCGACGTCCGGGTGACAGCAAGAAATCCTTGGGGCAGGACAGGTCCAACCGTGCTTCTACATCTGGTGATAACTCGAGGAAGTCAATTATGCTGTCTGATGTAACATCCAGTGATAAAGAATCAGGGATAAAGTCAAGAAAACTCGGTGGAGGTTCCGATCTCACTCAAGGGAACCTACATGGAGAGAAACGAAACATTGAATCAGGCAAGTCTAGCAAATTATACTCTGTTCAAAATGGTCGTGACCCACCAAAGAAGTATATCTCTTCTGATGTTGCTTCATCTAGGCCACTTCTTAAGGACTATTCTGCTGCGTCTGGTTCTGGAAAGAGCAAGAGAGAATATCTTGGGTCTGAAACTGAGAAGCTGCTCCCTAGGAAAGATAAAACATTAACAGAAAATATTGTTGAAAAAAACTCCAAGAGTGTGGATCACATTAAGAGGCAAATTCCTTCTGAAAAAGACAAAGATAGGAGAAATGCTACTTCATGGAAATCCATGGATGCATGGAAGGAGAAGAGAAACTGGGAAGACATACTTTCATCTCCTTTCCGTGTTTCTTACCGTGTATCACACTCACCCAACGTTGGTAAAAAAAGTGCTGAACGTGTACGTATTTTGCATGAAAAACTAATGTCCCCtgagaagaagaggaaaactGCTTTGGATTTGAAGAAGGAAGCAGAGGAAAAGCATGCACGGGCCTTGAGGATCCGAAGTGAGTTGGAGAATGAAAGAGTTCAAAAACTTCAGCGCACCTCAGAGAAACTGATTCGTGTCAATGAGTGGCAGGCTGTTAGGACTATGAAGTTAAGAGAGGGAATGCATGCCCGTCAGCAGCGTAGTGAATCACGACATGAAGCTTTTCTAGCAGAAGTTGTGAGGAGAGCTGGTGATGAAAGCAGTAAAGTGAATGAGGTTCGTTTCATTACTTcattaaatgaagaaaataaaaagcttATGCTGCGCCAGAAACTGCAAGATTCAGAGTTGAGGAGAGCTGAAAAACTTCAAGTGATGAAAACTAAGCAGAAAGAAGATATGGCTAGAGAGGAAGCTGTTTTAGAACGCAGAAAGCTCATTGAAGCTGAAAAGTTACAACGTCTTGCTGAGACACAGAGGAAAAAGGAGGAGGCTCAAATTAGGAGGGAAGAAGAACGGAAGGCATCAAGTGCAGCCAGGGAGGCAAGGGCCATAGAGCAGCTTCGGAGGAGGGAGGAAAGAGCCAAAGCTCAGCAAGAGGAAGCTGAACTTCTAGCACAGAAATTAGCTGAAAGACTTAGTGAAAGTGAGCAACGTCGTAAATTTTACCTTGAACAAATACGCGAGAGAGCTTCTATGGATTTCAGGGATCAGTCTTCACCTTTACTGCGCCGATCTGTTAATAAAGAGAGTCAGGGCAGATCTACACCAACCAACAATAGTGATGATTGTCAAGCAAATGGTAGTGTTATTTTAGGAAACTCTGCACTTGCGACAGGCAATGGTGCTTTGCAACACTCGCTGAAGCGAAGGATTAAAAGAATTCGGCAAAGACTTATGGCTCTAAAATTCGAATTTTCTGAGCCTCCTGCTGCTCCTGAGAATACTGGTATTGGATATAGAACAACCGTGGGAACTGCAAGAGCAAAAATTGGGAGGTGGCTTCAGGAACTGCAGAAACTTCGTCAAGCCAGAAAAGAAGGAGCCTCAAGTATAGGGTTAATAACTGCTGAAATGGTCAAG TTTTTGGAGGGAAAGGAACCCGAGCTGCAGGCTTCTCGCCAAGCTGGTCTGCTTGATTTTATTGCTTCTGCCCTGCCTGCTTCACATACATCAAAACCTGAAGCTTGTCAGGTGACAATACATCTTTTAAAACTTCTGAGGGTGGTGTTATCTACTCCTGTGAACAGGagttattttcttgctcagaATCTTTTACCTCCTATGATCCCCATGCTGTCAGCAGCCCTTGAAAACTATATAAAGATTGCTGCATCTTTAAATCTCCCTGGAAGCACCAACTCGCTATCATGCAAAACActacttgaaaattttgaatcagTCTCTGAAGTATTAGATGGTTTTTTATGGACGGTCTCCGCAATTATTGGTCATATAAGCTCTGATGAACGACAACTCCAAATGCGAGATGGCTTGCTGGAGTTATTAATTGCCTACCAAGTTATTCACCGGCTGCGAGATCTTTTTGCACTGTATGATAGGCCCCAGGTTGAAGGGTCCCCGTTCCCTTCTTCAATTCTCTTGAGCATCCATCTACTGGTGGTTTTGACATCCAGTCCTGGAAATAGTTCCATTAATTGGGAATCTTTACCTATTGAAATGGAACTGGGTAATGAAAGTCAAGAAACTAAGATTGCAGCCACTCCTGATTGTGGATGTTCCTTTGTAAATAGTAACACTGGAGATGATAGACCTCCATTATCTGCACTAAATGGTAGCGTAGTTGCACCGCTATCTGATGTACCAGAGGATAGACCATTAGATGAATCATgtagaataaataaaaatgataatttagtATTAATAGGCAAAGATGTTGAAAGGAAGACAACTGATGGTTCAGTTCAGTTGAATAATGTTAGCACTGCCAGGATAGATGGTACAGATGTCTCACCGAAAAATCTAGTTGAGCAGAAGGAAGAGAAACTTGTCATCATTCCCAGTGAGGAGAAATTGAATGAAAACATATCAAGCCTGAAACAACCGTTGGCATTCCTTCTTTCCACTATATCTGAAACTGGATTAGTCAGTCTTCCTTCTCTGTTGACGAGTGTGCTACTTCAAGCAAACAATAGATTATCTTCTGATCAG GCGTCAAATGCCCTTCCATCTAATTTTGAAGAGGTGGCAACTGGAGTGCTGAAGGTTCTGAACAATTTGGCTCTACTGGATATTACATTTATGCAGAGAATGCTG GCTAGGCCAGACCTGAAAATGGAGTTTTTCCACTTGATGAGTTTCCTTCTTTCTTATTGCACGAGCAAATGGAAAGCAGCTAATGATCAG ATTGGTTTGCTTCTCCTTGAATCTATGCTGCTTCTTGGATACTTTGCCTTGTTCCACCCTGGGAATCAAGCTGTTCTTCGATGGGGTAAAAGTCCTACAATACTTCACAAG GTGTGTGATCTGCCTTTCGTGTTCTTCAGTGACCCAGATTTGATGCCAGTCTTGGCAGGGACGCTTCTTGCTGCCTGTTATGGTTGTGAACAGAATAAGGGTGTAGTTCAGCAGGAACTCAGTATGGATATGCTACTTTCCTTGCTAAGATCTTGCAGAAATATCTTACCAACAGTCAGATCCAATTCAAATGCAGAAAATCTATCAGGAGAGGATTCTAGTGAGTGTAACCAGCAGGGTGATTTTAAAAGATCTCATGGGGACATTCCTATAAGATCCAGTCGTAACAATGCCAGAAGCACAAGGGTCTCTGGGGGAAAGGGCGGTGCTTTAGGAAACACCATCAGAGTTGGCAAGATGAGAAACCAAAGAGATAGCAGATTAACAAAAACGTGTGAAGAAACAATTATTAGACAAAACCTACCAGTTTTGGGGACTTCAATAATGTTATACTGTAGATTTCCTAGCAGCTTCATTGACAGAGCAGAGCATTTCTTTTCAGCTGGGATCACCAATATGGGTGGTGAAGTGTGA